In one Aromatoleum aromaticum EbN1 genomic region, the following are encoded:
- a CDS encoding branched-chain amino acid ABC transporter permease, with protein MIGLAMLGALALRALGPEYVLAQAAFVFTYAIAGLGVVLVVGQCGQIPLGQGALLGLGAYAETLLALHGVPAPLSLPLAIVLGAAGGWFASLPAQRLGGLYFAMSTLAFALIVEEALVRWESLTGGAAGLAVPTMTLGSWSADTAAAQATLSLVALVLAWFACRRWVASRLGRAWRAVREDETAAAASGIDLGRAKMLAFVLGGGLSGLAGALYAHWIGFVSPEQFGLALSFELLMLVFIGGARRLAGALWGALVVIGIPQAISLASEVLPPHLAAAAGLETLLFGAVVVAVVVLRPEGLAGRGSRSS; from the coding sequence ATGATCGGGCTTGCAATGCTCGGCGCGCTGGCGCTGCGCGCGCTCGGGCCGGAGTATGTGCTGGCGCAGGCGGCGTTCGTGTTCACGTACGCGATCGCAGGGCTCGGGGTGGTTCTCGTCGTCGGCCAGTGCGGCCAGATCCCGCTCGGTCAGGGCGCGTTGCTCGGGCTCGGCGCGTATGCCGAGACGCTGCTGGCGCTTCACGGCGTGCCGGCGCCGTTGTCGCTGCCGCTGGCGATCGTGCTCGGTGCGGCGGGCGGCTGGTTCGCGAGCCTGCCGGCGCAGCGCTTGGGCGGGCTGTATTTCGCGATGAGCACGCTCGCGTTCGCGCTGATCGTCGAGGAAGCGCTGGTGCGCTGGGAGTCGCTGACGGGCGGCGCGGCCGGGCTCGCGGTGCCGACCATGACGCTGGGCAGTTGGTCCGCGGACACTGCGGCCGCGCAGGCGACGCTGAGCCTCGTCGCGCTCGTACTCGCGTGGTTCGCGTGCCGGCGCTGGGTGGCGTCGCGGCTCGGGCGGGCCTGGCGCGCAGTGCGTGAGGACGAGACCGCCGCGGCGGCAAGCGGCATCGACCTCGGCCGTGCAAAAATGCTGGCTTTCGTGCTTGGCGGGGGGCTGTCGGGGCTCGCCGGCGCCCTGTATGCGCACTGGATCGGCTTCGTCAGCCCGGAACAGTTCGGCCTGGCGCTGTCGTTCGAGCTGCTGATGCTGGTTTTCATCGGCGGCGCGCGCCGTCTTGCGGGCGCGTTGTGGGGCGCGCTGGTGGTGATCGGGATTCCGCAGGCCATTTCGCTCGCGAGCGAAGTGTTGCCCCCGCATCTGGCCGCTGCAGCGGGTCTCGAGACGCTGCTGTTCGGCGCGGTTGTCGTCGCAGTGGTCGTGCTGCGGCCCGAAGGCCTGGCAGGCCGGGGATCGCGCAGCTCGTGA
- a CDS encoding trimeric intracellular cation channel family protein — protein sequence MIPIDILVYGIGLAGVAAQAAAGVLEAGRKRFDLFGMVIVALAAALGGGSLRDLLLDRTVFWIADQSYLITALTAGLATFALVRFVRLPGRLFLLPDAVGLALFTVSGTQAALALGTPWLVASLMGVVTGVFGGIVRDVLCNEVPLVFSGELYATASWAGALLLIAMRASGATPGLAALAAGVVVLVIRLGAMRFGWRLPVFSARL from the coding sequence ATGATTCCGATCGATATTCTCGTCTATGGCATCGGCCTCGCCGGCGTCGCGGCGCAGGCGGCCGCCGGAGTGCTCGAAGCCGGGCGCAAGCGTTTCGACCTCTTCGGCATGGTCATCGTCGCGCTCGCGGCGGCGCTCGGCGGTGGCTCGTTGCGCGACCTGCTGCTCGACCGCACGGTGTTCTGGATCGCCGATCAGAGCTATCTGATCACCGCACTGACGGCCGGGCTCGCGACTTTCGCGCTGGTGCGCTTCGTGCGCCTGCCAGGCAGGCTCTTCCTGCTGCCCGACGCCGTCGGCCTCGCGTTGTTCACCGTCAGCGGCACGCAGGCGGCTCTTGCGCTCGGCACACCGTGGCTCGTCGCGAGCCTGATGGGCGTCGTCACCGGCGTATTCGGCGGCATCGTGCGCGACGTGCTGTGCAACGAAGTGCCGCTGGTGTTCAGCGGCGAACTGTATGCGACCGCATCCTGGGCCGGCGCGCTGCTGCTGATCGCGATGAGAGCGTCCGGCGCGACGCCCGGCCTGGCGGCACTCGCCGCCGGCGTCGTGGTGCTCGTGATCCGCCTCGGCGCGATGCGCTTCGGCTGGCGCCTGCCGGTGTTCAGCGCGCGCCTGTAG
- a CDS encoding branched-chain amino acid ABC transporter permease produces the protein MSGLALVQVLSSGIATGCIYGLVALSFVLIYKATGTVSFMQGELLMAGAFAVLALHLAAGWPLAWAAAGGIAGMAAFGAVLERTLLRRALGQAHLTALLLTFGLGMMLRGAIGSVPAATHSMHRLALPFAGESWRFGGLAIAAEHIVVIGATAVLALALTLFFRRTRAGIALRACSENPGAAALMGVSVAGMHTLAWALGAGLAAAAGLLLAPVTFVHPNMGLVALKAFPAAVLGGMTSLPGALAGGVFIGVVEALAGFALPEGVKDVVPYVLLMLALLLFPHGLAGGLRRR, from the coding sequence ATGTCCGGTCTAGCGCTCGTCCAGGTACTCAGCAGCGGCATCGCGACCGGCTGCATCTACGGACTCGTCGCGCTGTCCTTCGTGCTGATCTACAAAGCGACCGGGACGGTCAGTTTCATGCAGGGCGAGCTGCTGATGGCGGGTGCGTTCGCAGTGCTTGCGCTGCACCTGGCGGCAGGCTGGCCGCTCGCGTGGGCGGCGGCAGGCGGCATCGCCGGGATGGCGGCGTTCGGCGCCGTGCTCGAGCGCACGCTGCTGCGCCGGGCGCTCGGCCAGGCGCACCTGACTGCGCTGCTGCTGACTTTCGGTCTCGGCATGATGCTGCGCGGCGCCATCGGCTCGGTGCCGGCGGCGACGCATTCGATGCATCGCCTGGCGCTGCCGTTCGCCGGCGAGAGCTGGCGCTTCGGCGGCCTGGCGATTGCCGCCGAGCACATCGTCGTGATCGGCGCGACGGCCGTGCTCGCGCTGGCGCTGACGCTGTTTTTTCGTCGCACGCGCGCCGGCATCGCGCTGCGCGCCTGTTCCGAAAACCCCGGAGCGGCCGCGCTGATGGGAGTATCGGTGGCCGGCATGCATACGCTCGCGTGGGCGCTCGGCGCCGGCCTCGCAGCGGCGGCCGGGCTGCTGCTCGCGCCGGTCACGTTCGTGCATCCGAACATGGGGCTCGTCGCGCTGAAGGCGTTTCCCGCCGCCGTGCTCGGCGGCATGACGAGCCTTCCAGGCGCGCTGGCCGGCGGAGTGTTCATCGGCGTCGTCGAAGCGCTCGCCGGGTTCGCGTTGCCCGAAGGGGTGAAGGACGTCGTGCCGTACGTGCTGCTGATGCTCGCGCTGCTGCTGTTTCCGCACGGCCTTGCCGGCGGCTTGCGGCGGCGATGA
- the modB gene encoding molybdate ABC transporter permease subunit, which produces MAIDAAGLAAIRLTLELAAVTTAVLLVVGTPIAWWLARTGSRWKGVVGAVVALPLVLPPTVIGFYLLVALGPHGPVGQLTQALGLGLLPFTFAGLVVGSVFYSLPFVVQPLQNAFEAIGERPLEVAATLRAGAIDTFFSVVLPLARPGFVTATILGFAHTVGEFGVVLMIGGNIPEKTRVVSVQIYDHVEALEYAEAHWLSAGMLVFSFVVLLALYGRKKEVVR; this is translated from the coding sequence ATGGCGATCGACGCCGCTGGCCTCGCCGCGATCCGCCTGACGCTGGAACTCGCCGCAGTGACGACCGCAGTGCTGCTCGTCGTCGGCACGCCGATTGCATGGTGGCTCGCGCGCACCGGTTCGCGCTGGAAAGGCGTCGTCGGCGCAGTCGTCGCGTTGCCGCTGGTGCTGCCGCCGACGGTGATCGGTTTCTATCTGCTGGTCGCGCTCGGGCCGCATGGACCGGTCGGACAGCTCACGCAGGCGCTCGGGCTCGGCCTGCTGCCGTTCACGTTTGCCGGGCTCGTCGTCGGCTCGGTGTTCTATTCGCTGCCGTTCGTCGTGCAGCCGCTGCAGAACGCGTTCGAGGCAATCGGCGAGCGTCCCCTCGAAGTCGCGGCGACGTTGCGCGCCGGCGCGATCGATACCTTCTTCAGCGTCGTGCTGCCGCTCGCGCGGCCCGGCTTCGTCACCGCGACGATCCTCGGCTTTGCGCACACGGTCGGCGAGTTCGGCGTCGTGCTGATGATCGGCGGCAACATCCCGGAGAAGACGCGCGTCGTCTCGGTGCAGATCTACGACCACGTCGAGGCGCTCGAGTACGCCGAGGCGCACTGGCTATCGGCGGGCATGCTCGTGTTCAGCTTCGTCGTGCTGCTCGCGCTGTACGGGCGGAAAAAGGAAGTGGTGCGGTGA
- the mscL gene encoding large conductance mechanosensitive channel protein MscL, producing the protein MSFMREFKEFAMRGNVIDLAVGVIIGAAFGKIVDSLVKDIVMPVIGRLLGGVDFRHLYINLGDQTYETMEAAEKAGAPLVKYGQFINTTIDFLIIAFAIFVAVKAINRLKRSEPPPPPAPVEAEEVKLLREIRDTLKRG; encoded by the coding sequence ATGAGCTTTATGCGTGAGTTCAAAGAGTTCGCCATGCGCGGCAACGTCATCGATCTGGCGGTCGGCGTCATCATCGGCGCCGCGTTCGGCAAGATCGTCGACTCCCTCGTCAAGGACATCGTGATGCCGGTGATCGGACGGCTGCTCGGCGGAGTCGATTTCCGGCACTTGTACATCAATCTCGGCGACCAGACTTACGAGACGATGGAAGCCGCCGAGAAAGCCGGGGCGCCACTGGTGAAATACGGGCAGTTCATCAACACGACGATCGATTTCCTCATCATCGCGTTCGCCATCTTCGTCGCCGTCAAGGCGATCAACCGCCTCAAGCGCTCGGAACCGCCGCCCCCGCCCGCGCCGGTCGAGGCCGAAGAGGTCAAGCTGCTGCGCGAAATCCGCGACACGCTCAAGCGCGGCTGA
- the modA gene encoding molybdate ABC transporter substrate-binding protein, which translates to MIATVRRPVVLVLLALALFALVLPAHAGEVRVAVASNFAAPMQQIAAAFERDTGHKALLAFGATGKFYAQIRNGAPFDVFLAADAKAPAKLEEEGLALRGSCFTYGIGRLVLWSAQPGFVDAHGDVLKRSNFRHLAVASPKTAPYGAAALEVLKRLGLADVLREKLVTGENIAQTYQFVASGNAELGFVALSQVAADGTIGRGSAWVVPPQFHTPIRQDGVILARARDNAAAHALRDYLAGDEAAAIVRAYGYDR; encoded by the coding sequence ATGATCGCGACGGTGCGCCGCCCTGTCGTGCTCGTGCTGCTCGCGCTCGCGCTATTTGCCCTCGTGCTGCCGGCCCATGCCGGCGAAGTGCGCGTTGCGGTGGCGTCGAACTTTGCCGCGCCGATGCAGCAGATCGCCGCCGCGTTCGAGCGCGATACCGGCCACAAGGCGCTGCTCGCGTTCGGCGCGACCGGCAAGTTCTACGCGCAGATCAGGAACGGCGCGCCGTTCGACGTCTTCCTCGCCGCGGACGCGAAGGCGCCGGCGAAGCTCGAAGAGGAAGGGCTCGCGCTGCGCGGAAGCTGTTTCACGTACGGCATCGGCCGGCTCGTGCTGTGGTCGGCGCAGCCTGGCTTCGTCGATGCGCACGGCGACGTGCTCAAGCGCAGCAACTTCCGCCATCTCGCCGTCGCGAGCCCGAAAACGGCCCCTTATGGCGCGGCCGCGCTCGAAGTGCTGAAGCGGCTCGGGCTCGCCGACGTGCTGCGCGAAAAACTCGTGACCGGCGAGAACATCGCGCAGACCTACCAGTTCGTCGCGAGCGGCAATGCCGAACTGGGTTTCGTCGCGCTGTCGCAGGTGGCGGCCGACGGCACGATCGGTCGCGGCTCGGCGTGGGTCGTGCCGCCGCAGTTCCACACGCCGATCCGCCAGGACGGCGTGATCCTCGCCCGCGCCCGGGACAACGCGGCAGCACATGCGTTGCGCGACTATCTCGCAGGCGACGAGGCCGCGGCGATCGTGCGCGCGTACGGATACGACCGCTGA
- the modC gene encoding molybdenum ABC transporter ATP-binding protein, protein MSGAVPFGAGAVRTGAITGDEAIRARFGLGWPGFRLDVDLALPGRGVIALFGHSGSGKTTLLRCLAGLERAADGYLAVRGELWQDEAQRLFVPTHRRPLGYVFQEASLFAHLTVRRNLEFGLKRVPAASRRIPLDQAIALLGIEPLLDRMSGRLSGGERQRVAIARALATSPRLLLMDEPLAALDVKRKQEILPYLERLHAELDIPVVYVSHAPEEVARLADHVVLLADGRALAAGPIGEVMARLDLPFAHDEDAFVVIDARVAAHDEAYALTRLEFAGLPLWITGLDMPLASRVRARVLARDVSLALTERHDSSILNVLPARVVSLDEADPGRTLVRLDVAGTALLARITRRSAAQLGIVPGRDVYAQVKGVALLR, encoded by the coding sequence GTGAGCGGCGCTGTGCCGTTCGGCGCCGGGGCCGTGCGAACCGGCGCGATCACTGGGGACGAAGCGATCCGCGCGCGCTTCGGCCTCGGCTGGCCCGGTTTCCGCCTCGACGTCGACCTCGCGTTGCCGGGGCGGGGCGTGATCGCGCTGTTCGGTCATTCGGGGTCGGGCAAGACCACGCTGCTGCGCTGTCTCGCGGGACTGGAACGCGCCGCGGACGGGTATCTCGCAGTGCGCGGCGAGCTGTGGCAGGACGAGGCGCAGCGCCTTTTCGTGCCGACGCACCGGCGCCCGCTCGGCTACGTATTCCAGGAAGCGAGCCTGTTCGCGCACCTGACGGTGCGGCGCAACCTCGAATTCGGCCTGAAGCGCGTCCCGGCCGCGTCGCGCCGCATCCCGCTCGACCAGGCGATCGCGCTGCTCGGCATCGAGCCGCTGCTCGACCGCATGTCCGGGCGCCTGTCCGGCGGCGAACGCCAGCGCGTCGCGATCGCGCGGGCGCTGGCGACGAGTCCGAGGCTGCTGCTGATGGACGAGCCGCTCGCGGCGCTCGACGTCAAGCGCAAGCAGGAAATACTGCCCTACCTCGAACGCCTGCACGCCGAGCTCGACATCCCGGTTGTCTATGTCAGCCACGCGCCCGAGGAAGTCGCGCGGCTGGCCGACCACGTCGTGCTGCTCGCTGACGGGCGTGCGCTCGCCGCCGGGCCGATCGGCGAAGTGATGGCGCGCCTCGATCTGCCGTTCGCGCACGACGAAGACGCGTTCGTCGTCATCGATGCCCGCGTTGCCGCGCATGACGAGGCCTACGCGCTGACGCGGCTCGAATTCGCCGGACTGCCGCTGTGGATCACCGGCCTCGACATGCCGCTCGCGTCGCGCGTCAGGGCGCGCGTGCTCGCCCGCGACGTCAGCCTGGCGCTCACCGAGCGCCACGATTCGAGCATCCTCAACGTGCTGCCGGCGCGCGTCGTGTCGCTCGACGAGGCCGATCCGGGGCGCACGCTGGTGCGTCTCGACGTTGCCGGCACGGCGCTGCTCGCGCGCATCACGCGCCGTTCGGCCGCGCAGCTCGGCATCGTGCCGGGCCGCGACGTGTATGCGCAGGTCAAGGGCGTCGCGCTGCTGCGTTAG
- the recD gene encoding exodeoxyribonuclease V subunit alpha, with amino-acid sequence MNPLDLRLDLTAEAELAHGFAAHAVSWARAAGAPDACLPRLRTAAMRASLAVAAGHVCVPLAELVAVDETVAGLREALLASGVVGRAAAPEPRPLLLDAADRLYLRRHYDWERRLATALVARAASALPAPPPAAVERLGELFAANAARLDGRADWQKLAVALALERRLTVISGGPGTGKTTTVAALLACLLSAEPELRVALAAPTGKAAARMLDALRARSTSVPEEIRGRLPQTSHTLHRLLGVTPQPGRFRHHAGNPLALDVLVVDEASMLDLALATRLVDALPPHARLILLGDKDQLAAVEAGAVFAELCADPSLDTSCVARLATLTDTPAGRIAPPPPRRATPLAGSVVWFAESHRFAADSGIGRLAAGINAGAGDEVLAWLREGADSSVEWLADDGDAPSAAVLARLEQGYAGYFDALRAYDGDPAPVFAAFDRFRVLCAVHGGPRGIDATNERLSRRARAALADAPGLAVSPWYAGRPVIVLKNDYLLRLYNGDVGICLPDAHGELGVVFPDPAGGWRELAPLRLPAHDTAFAMTVHKAQGSEFAKVMLLLPAAPVKVMTRELLYTGVTRAAREVVLAGPEAVLLAACATPTRRESGLIDRMVEAGNAHRVPPGGPR; translated from the coding sequence ATGAACCCTCTCGACCTGCGCCTCGACCTGACTGCCGAAGCCGAGCTCGCGCACGGGTTTGCCGCGCATGCCGTGAGCTGGGCGCGCGCTGCCGGCGCGCCGGACGCGTGCCTGCCGCGGCTGCGCACGGCAGCGATGCGCGCGAGCCTCGCCGTCGCCGCGGGGCACGTGTGCGTGCCGCTCGCCGAGCTCGTCGCCGTGGACGAGACGGTTGCCGGGCTGCGCGAGGCGCTGCTCGCGAGCGGCGTCGTCGGCCGCGCCGCGGCGCCGGAGCCGCGACCGCTGCTGCTCGACGCGGCCGATCGGCTGTACCTGCGCCGCCATTACGACTGGGAACGGCGGCTCGCGACTGCGCTCGTCGCGCGCGCCGCAAGCGCGCTGCCAGCGCCGCCGCCGGCCGCCGTCGAGCGCCTCGGCGAACTTTTCGCCGCCAACGCGGCGCGGCTCGACGGGCGTGCCGACTGGCAGAAGCTCGCGGTCGCGCTCGCGCTCGAACGGCGCTTGACCGTCATCAGCGGCGGGCCCGGCACCGGCAAGACGACGACGGTCGCAGCGCTGCTGGCGTGTCTCCTGAGCGCCGAACCCGAACTGCGGGTCGCGCTCGCCGCGCCGACCGGCAAGGCTGCCGCCCGTATGCTCGACGCACTGCGCGCGCGCAGCACCTCCGTGCCGGAAGAGATCCGCGGGCGCCTGCCGCAGACTTCGCACACGCTGCACCGCCTGCTCGGCGTGACGCCGCAGCCCGGCCGCTTTCGCCATCACGCCGGCAATCCGCTTGCGCTCGACGTGCTGGTCGTCGATGAGGCGTCGATGCTCGATCTCGCGCTCGCGACGCGGCTCGTCGACGCGCTGCCGCCGCACGCGCGCCTGATCCTGCTCGGCGACAAGGACCAGCTCGCCGCGGTCGAGGCCGGCGCGGTGTTCGCCGAGCTGTGCGCCGACCCGTCGCTCGATACTTCCTGCGTTGCGCGGCTCGCGACCTTGACCGACACGCCGGCCGGGCGCATCGCACCGCCGCCGCCGCGCCGCGCGACGCCGCTCGCCGGCAGCGTCGTATGGTTCGCCGAAAGCCACCGCTTTGCCGCCGACTCCGGCATTGGCCGGCTCGCCGCCGGCATCAACGCCGGCGCCGGCGACGAAGTGCTCGCATGGCTGCGCGAAGGCGCGGACTCGTCAGTCGAATGGCTCGCGGACGACGGCGATGCGCCGTCCGCTGCGGTGCTGGCACGGCTGGAGCAGGGTTATGCCGGTTATTTCGACGCGCTGCGCGCGTACGACGGCGATCCGGCGCCGGTGTTCGCCGCGTTCGACCGTTTTCGCGTGCTGTGCGCGGTGCACGGCGGGCCGCGCGGCATCGACGCGACGAACGAACGGCTGTCGCGCCGCGCGCGCGCCGCACTCGCCGACGCGCCCGGCCTCGCTGTGTCGCCGTGGTATGCGGGGCGGCCGGTGATCGTGCTGAAGAACGATTACCTGCTGCGGCTCTACAACGGCGACGTCGGCATCTGCCTGCCGGACGCGCACGGCGAGCTGGGCGTCGTGTTCCCCGACCCCGCCGGCGGCTGGCGCGAACTCGCGCCGCTGCGCCTGCCCGCCCACGACACCGCGTTCGCGATGACCGTGCATAAGGCGCAGGGCTCGGAGTTCGCGAAAGTGATGCTGTTGCTGCCGGCGGCGCCGGTGAAAGTGATGACGCGCGAACTGCTCTACACCGGCGTCACGCGCGCCGCGCGCGAAGTCGTGCTCGCCGGGCCGGAAGCGGTGCTGCTCGCGGCGTGCGCCACGCCGACGCGGCGCGAAAGCGGCCTGATCGACCGCATGGTCGAAGCTGGCAACGCACACCGGGTGCCGCCGGGAGGTCCGCGATGA
- a CDS encoding MBL fold metallo-hydrolase, whose translation MIDLRIVPVTPFEQNCSIVWCDKTRKAAVVDPGGDLERILAKAKELGVTIEKILITHGHIDHAGGTAQLARELGVPVEGPEKADLFWITGIPQQARTFGFPGAESFEPDRWLHDGDTVTVGDETLRVIHVPGHTPGHVAFFHADARLAIVGDVLFAGSIGRTDFPQGDHATLIRSIRQKLFPLGDDITFVPGHGPTSTFGEERRSNPYVGDHA comes from the coding sequence ATGATCGACCTGCGCATCGTCCCCGTGACCCCTTTCGAACAGAACTGCAGCATCGTGTGGTGCGACAAGACGCGCAAGGCCGCGGTCGTCGACCCCGGCGGCGACCTCGAGCGCATCCTCGCGAAAGCGAAGGAGCTCGGCGTCACGATCGAGAAGATCCTGATCACGCATGGTCACATCGACCACGCCGGCGGCACTGCGCAGCTCGCGCGCGAACTCGGCGTGCCGGTCGAAGGGCCCGAGAAAGCGGACCTTTTCTGGATCACCGGCATTCCGCAACAGGCCAGGACGTTCGGCTTCCCCGGCGCCGAGAGCTTCGAGCCCGACCGTTGGCTGCACGATGGCGACACGGTGACGGTCGGCGACGAGACGCTGCGTGTCATCCACGTGCCGGGCCACACGCCCGGCCACGTCGCGTTCTTCCACGCCGATGCGCGACTGGCGATCGTCGGCGACGTGCTGTTCGCGGGTTCGATCGGCCGCACGGATTTCCCCCAGGGCGACCACGCGACGCTGATCCGCTCGATCCGGCAGAAGCTCTTTCCGCTCGGCGACGACATCACTTTCGTCCCCGGTCACGGGCCGACTTCGACGTTCGGCGAGGAACGCCGCAGCAATCCGTACGTCGGCGACCACGCCTGA